From Zerene cesonia ecotype Mississippi unplaced genomic scaffold, Zerene_cesonia_1.1 Zces_u003, whole genome shotgun sequence, a single genomic window includes:
- the LOC119838434 gene encoding GTP-binding protein 2-like, whose protein sequence is MESFFSLFDPSDGQSRPTKKKYKNESDRNGEMPKGRRRGRRLQGKNETLPEESSFLCEPDLSTELLVKDCSYIENYIEVNAKEDDQKDSDKKPRRRNSGRKNRRKRNKISPAQEFLPGLAWAQDGAHSGNTAEKSLNNQASKPKHCVDKIGKNVNNLKTEDPTREKRRDCAIERDRNTDTRRVYNVIDKLEKVGIKDNMYLAGDFDDDNLGSDFFYSDDEMEDFRDDSTSDADDTGDECYGSLPPEPRFGNVEYKLQLASPCERRFQHLVTQLKWRLRSGGGTAVYVIGVRDCGALRGLRAPALRASLRSLRRMAAAIGAALVSVRARRVASNRAVAEVYIRKLADTQQSVELRVAVMGANEAGKSTLIGVLTQGELDNGRGSARLNMFRHLHEVKSGRTSSLSHEILGFDAQGNVVNYGCSELMTAERIGERSAKLVSFLDLAGHSKYQRTTLHGLTGYCPHYAMLVISATAGITSITEEHIGLLLALDLPFFVVISKCELASGAVPQLMEQLNDLLVPAKKKPLLITDENLARNCVVPQKSILDAIDQTEEQTQDEDTCEFQIDEIFHVGDASGPVVGGLVARGRICEGDDLVLGEYVPSITRTHPTNIINVKVCMDVWMFVINLTYGFYRLQKNQNQDKNHKNVRRKNTNLLQDIANVQNMLTKNLHLDTNDDGGLNDINVNDVDPDTRVKDVDTNVSENGECDINVKDMERDVNVKSVEHDKNVKVSSLSGKVDKMTLKEMREDRKELRYFGEGEDKVWLEDPNNPRGCIYFQATVHVIRHATAINPGFQCSVHVGNVRQTAIIEGIFSPNNVVRAGETASVVFRFLRCPEYLVSGRRLLFTAGLGTRAIGRVTQTFPYIP, encoded by the exons ATGGAATCATTCTTTAGTCTGTTCGATCCGTCGGATGGACAAAGCAGGCCGACGaagaaaaagtataaaaacgAGTCGGACAGGAATGGGGAGATGCCTAAAG GTAGGCGTAGGGGCCGACGTTTGCAGGGTAAAAACGAGACGCTACCGGAGGAGTCGTCCTTCCTCTGCGAGCCGGACCTCAGTACTGAGCTGCTGGTGAAGGACTGCAGCTACATCGAGAACTACATAGAGGTCAATGCGAAGGAGGACG ATCAAAAGGACTCAGACAAGAAGCCGCGTCGGAGGAACTCGGGAAGGAAGAACAGAAGGAAGAGGAACAAAATATCGCCGGCGCAGGAGTTCCTGCCCGGCCTTGCCTGGGCGCAGGATGGCGCACACT CTGGCAACACTGCTGAGAAAAGTCTCAACAACCAAGCGTCGAAACCGAAGCATTGCGTCGACAAAATCGGCAAAAATGTGAACAACCTGAAGACGGAGGACCCGACGCGAGAGAAGAGGAGAGACTGCGCGATAGAAAGGGACAGGAACACGGACACGCGCAGAGTATACAACGTGATAGACAAGCTGGAGAAGGTCGGGATCAAGGACAACATGTATCTGGCTGGTGATTTCGATGATGACAACCTGGGGAGCGACTTCTTCTACAGCGATGATGAGATGGAGGACTTCCGGGATGATAG CACGTCGGACGCGGACGACACGGGCGACGAGTGCTACGGCTCGCTGCCGCCGGAGCCGCGCTTCGGCAACGTGGAGTACAAGCTGCAGCTCGCCTCGCCGTGCGAGAGGCGCTTCCAGCATCTGGTCACTCAG CTAAAATGGCGCCTCCGCTCCGGCGGCGGGACCGCCGTGTACGTCATAGGCGTCCGCGACTGCGGGGCCCTGCGGGGCCTGCGGGCCCCCGCGCTCCGGGCCTCGCTGCGCTCGCTGCGCCGCATGGCCGCCGCCATCGGCGCCGCGCTGGTGTCGGTGCGCGCGCGCCGGGTCGCCAGCAACAGGGCTGTCGCCGAGGTGTACATACGGAAG TTGGCGGACACGCAGCAGAGTGTGGAGCTGAGGGTGGCCGTGATGGGCGCCAACGAGGCGGGGAAGTCCACCCTCATCGGGGTGCTAACCCAGG GTGAGCTAGACAACGGCAGGGGCAGCGCCCGGCTCAACATGTTCCGGCACTTGCATGAAGTGAAAAGCGGCAGGACCTCGTCGCTCAGCCACGAGATACTGGGGTTCGATGCTCAG ggTAATGTCGTGAACTACGGCTGCTCCGAGCTGATGACGGCGGAACGGATCGGCGAGAGGAGCGCCAAGCTGGTCTCCTTCCTGGACCTCGCCGGCCACAGCAAGTACCAGAGGACCACCCTGCACGGCCTCACGGGCTACTGTCCGCATTACGCGATGCTGGTG ATCTCGGCAACGGCTGGTATCACAAGCATAACAGAAGAACACATAGGGCTCCTGTTGGCGCTGGATCTGCCCTTCTTCGTGGTTATAAGCAAGTGCGAGCTGGCCAGCGGTGCTGTGCCACAATTGATGGAACAACTGAATGATCTGCTTGTGCCGGCTAAGAag aaacCACTTCTGATAACGGATGAGAATTTGGCGCGAAACTGCGTTGTGCCACAGAAGTCAATTCTGGATGCCATAGACCAGACGGAAGAGCAGACGCAGGACGAG GACACGTGCGAGTTTCAAATAGACGAGATATTCCACGTGGGCGACGCGTCGGGGCCCGTGGTGGGGGGGCTCGTGGCCCGCGGCCGGATATGCGAGGGGGACGATCTTGTGCTCGGTGAGTATGTCCCATCAATCACACGGacacatcctactaatattataaacgtgaaagtttgtatggatgtatggatgtttgtt aTAAATCTAACTTATGGCTTCTATCGATTACAGAAAAACCAGAATCAGgataaaaaccataaaaatgtCAGACGGAAAAATACAAACCTACTGCAGGACATAGCGAACGTGCAAAACATGCTGACGAAAAACCTACACCTTGACACCAACGACGACGGCGGACTGAATGACATTAATGTCAACGATGTCGACCCTGACACGCGTGTCAAAGATGTGGACACCAACGTTTCTGAGAACGGCGAGTGCGATATAAATGTCAAAGATATGGAACGCGATGTAAATGTCAAGAGTGTGGAACACGATAAGAATGTAAAAGTGTCATCACTCAGTGGGAAAGTTGACAAAATGACACTAAAGGAGATGAGGGAAGACAGAAAGGAGTTGAGGTACTTTGGCGAAGGAGAGGATAAGGTGTGGTTGGAGGATCCCAATAATCCGAGAgggtgtatttattttcag GCAACCGTCCACGTGATACGGCACGCTACCGCCATCAACCCGGGCTTCCAGTGCTCGGTGCATGTCGGCAATGTGAGACAGACTGCTATTATTGAG GGTATTTTCTCGCCGAACAACGTGGTCCGCGCCGGGGAAACTGCCTCCGTGGTGTTTCGCTTCCTTCGTTGCCCGGAATATCTCGTGTCCGGCCGGAGGTTGTTATTCACCGCTGGACTAGGGACTAG AGCTATCGGACGCGTCACACAAACATTTCCGTATATACCTTGA
- the LOC119838525 gene encoding ribonuclease H2 subunit C, which yields MSIQVDNNLKDTDNQEVFNQKVHYMPCKIEEDGHANVQKYFSPYIQENENGELTATFRGHSLDGVKMPVPEGYRGIVVTEAKRPLAEDADRKFQVAGGFKEIVYWNWDKKPSKNDNIVKAMDWIDIAEAIHGD from the exons ATGTCTATACAAGttgacaataatttaaaagatactgATAATCAAGAAGTGTTCAATCAGAAAGTGCATTATATGCCATGTAAAATTGAAGAAGACGGTCACGCTAATGTGCAAAAGTATTTTTCACCTTACATTCAAGAAAATGAAAACGGGG AATTAACAGCTACCTTCCGTGGACATTCACTAGATGGAGTAAAGATGCCAGTTCCAGAAGGATATAGAGGTATTGTGGTGACAGAGGCAAAGAGACCTCTGGCTGAAGATGCTGATAGAAAGTTCCAA GTAGCCGGTGGTTTTAAAGAAATAGTCTATTGgaattgggataaaaaaccatcaaagaatgataatattgtaaaagcaATGGACTGGATTGATATAGCTGAGGcg attCATGGagattag